In Macadamia integrifolia cultivar HAES 741 chromosome 1, SCU_Mint_v3, whole genome shotgun sequence, a single window of DNA contains:
- the LOC122079557 gene encoding uncharacterized protein LOC122079557 produces the protein MVDAEIDLCAMLTSINSTLLTLINDYKLKGPNYVDWHRSIMLLLTAEHLSGVLKEDAPEKPTGDDYDQQEAYEYFHSSDSKSMLYILRSIDKSIIDSMRSVISAKSMMDKLKKLFNQTDVHEHHELVGLIHNTKMTTKISVIDHVMKM, from the exons ATGGTGGATGCAGAGATTG ATCTTTGTGCGATGTTGACTTCAATCAACTCTACCTTACTTACCCTTATCAATGACTACAAACTGAAAGGACCCAACTATGTTGATTGGCATAGGAGTATTATGTTACTCCTAACGGCAGAACATCTGTCTGGAGTTCTTAAGGAGGATGCTCCCGAAAAACCCACCGGTGATGATTATGATCAACAAGAGGCTTATGAGTATTTCCACTCGAGTGACTCTAAGTCCATGCTGTATATTTTGAGATCGATTGACAAATCAATCATTGACTCTATGAGAAGCGTAATATCTGCCAAGAGTATGATGGATAAGCTCAAGAAGCTTTTCAATCAGACTGATGTGCACGAGCACCATGAGCTCGTTGGTCTTATCCATAATACCAAGATGACAACAAAGATTTCAGTCATCGATCACGTGATGAAAATGTGA
- the LOC122075512 gene encoding uncharacterized protein LOC122075512 — protein sequence MGDHFVLLVDRLLTESTLEAAIESRNRSSPASPSVVEATSKEISSPSMDFNHGSSPRKLVECRICHDEDEDSNMETPCSCCGSLMYAHRRCIQRWCNEKGDTICEICHQQFKPGYTAPPKLLRYGAIPMNFRGNWEISRRDLHNPRFIAMVATDRNFLDPDYNEYSAATSRSLLCGRIVAIIFMVVLVLRHTLPIVVSGAEEYSIPLLILLVLRTAGILLPIYIMVRVVMAIHRRRQQQELHMSITESD from the exons ATGGGGGATCACTTCGTTTTGCTGGTGGATCGGTTACTCACTGAATCGACCCTGGAAGCTGCAATTGAGAGTAGAAACAGGTCTTCACCAGCCAGTCCCTCGGTTGTTGAAGCGACAAGCAAAGAAATTTCTTCGCCTAGTATGGATTTCAATCATGGGTCATCCCCAAGGAAATTGGTGGAGTGCAGAATTTGCCATGATGAGGACGAAGATTCAAACATGGAGACACCCTGCTCTTGCTGTGGTAGCTTGATG TATGCTCATCGCAGATGCATCCAAAGGTGGTGCAATGAGAAGGGTGACACCATATGTGAGATATGCCACCAG CAATTTAAGCCAGGCTACACTGCACCACCTAAGTTGTTACGTTATGGGGCTATTCCTATGAACTTTAG GGGTAATTGGGAGATTTCCAGAAGGGACCTGCATAATCCTCGATTTATAGCAATGGTTGCAACTGACCGTAATTTCTTGGATCCTGACTATAATGAGTATTCAGCTGccacttcaagaagccttctgTGCGGCCGCATAGTGGCTATAATT TTCATGGTTGTCCTGGTTCTAAGACATACTCTTCCAATCGTGGTTAGTGGGGCTGAAGAATATTCCATTCCACTATTAATA TTGCTGGTATTGAGAACTGCTGGGATTCTTCTTCCAATCTATATAATGGTGAGAGTAGTAATGGCCATACATCGTCGGCGACAGCAACAG GAGCTTCACATGTCTATCACAGAGTCTGATTGA